CCTCTCCTTCTCTATCTACCAACACGATCTCACTAACCCAAGAATCAAACAAAAAAGCACCTCCATAAGGAGATGCTTTTCTTCTATTATACTAAGAAGATGAAATATAGAAGGAAGATGACAAACAATCCATACATAATAGGATGAATCTCATTCGCTTTCTTCTTAAATAGGTGAGTAATTGGGTAGAATAGAAAACCTATGGCAATCCCTGTTGCAATACTGTAGGTAAGCGGCATAGCTAATATCGTTAAGAATGCCGGAACAGCTATTTCGAATCGTTCCCACTCTATATTGCGTAAGGAAGTAGACATCAACACTCCCACAATGATAAGCGCTGGCGCAGTCACTTGAGCAGTTACGACTCCTAAGAGCGGTGAGAAGAATAACGCCAAGAGAAAGAATCCGGCTGTAACGACTGACGTGAAACCTGTTCTCCCTCCTGCTCCTACTCCTGCTGTTGATTCAATGTAAGAGGTAGTTGTAGACGTTCCGACGACAGCTCCAACTACAGTTGCGGCTGAATCTGAGAATAAAGCGCGTCCTGCTCGCGGCAATTTGTTTTCCTTCATTAAACCTGCTTGATTTGCTACTGCGACAAGTGTACCGGCTGTATCAAAGAAGTCTACGAATAGAAACGTGAGAATGACTACGAGCATCTCAATCGTAAAGATATCCCCTAAATGAGAGATTGCAGCACCAAAAGTTGGAGCTACGCTTGGGGGTGCACTTACAATCTCTGCAAACGCAGGCGGAGAAATTAATCCAACTACAATACCAGCAATGGCTGTAAGCACCATTCCATAGAAAATGCCTCCCTTAACGTTCAATGATAAGAGGATGACGGTAACTGCTATTCCGAATACAGCTAGTAAAGTCGTCGATTGCGTCAAGTCTCCTAACCCTACGAGCGTAGCTTCATTGTTCACCACAATACCAGCTGATTGCAGACCTATAAAGGCAATGTAAACTCCAATTCCAGATCCGACTGCCATCTTTAAGTTTGCTGGGATGGCGTTAATAATTTTCTCTCGAAGACCGGTTACAGTTAACACGATGAAGATAAGTCCTGATACAAGCACTCCAGCCAGTGCAGTTTCCCAAGGAATTTCTCGTTGTAAGACAACGGTGTAAGCGAAGAATGCATTCAAACCCATGCCTGGAGCTAAAGCAATCGGATACTTCGCAAAGACTCCCATAACTAAACACCCGAATGCAGCTGCTACTGCCGTTGCTGTAAAGACAGCACCTTGATCAATCCTTGTCACTCCATCTGGCAATGTATCAATACCAACGAGGGCAAGAGTAGCTGGGTTCACAAATAGAATGTACGCCATGGATAGAAACGTGGTTAAACCCGCAATAAATTCTGTACGATAACTTGTTCCGAATTCATCAAATTTAAAATAGTTCTTCATGTCTGTCCCCCTGAGATCAGACCGTCGAATAAAGAAAAAGCACCCTTGAATCGTCAAGAGTGCTAGAAAGGTATATAGGTAGAGTTAGATAAACCTCCACCCTTCACCCCTCGTAGTCAGACCATTTACGGTAGTCTGGTAGAAACTCTTGAGCCATATCCTCAATATTATACGACGGTGTTCGTTTTATTAAGTTTATACCTGTATTGTATCCGTTATACACCCGATTTTCAATATAAAAACCGAACATTTACATTAATTTAAAATTAAAAGTACGTTATTCCCATTCGATCGTTGCTGGTGGCTTACTTGTCACATCGTACACAACCCGGTTTACATGAGGAACTTCATTTACAATTCGTGTTGAAATCTTTCCTAGTACGTCGTATGGAATTCGAGCCCAGTCTGACGTCATTCCATCGATTGAAGTAACAGCACGGATGGCAATGGTATGGTCATACGTTCTTGCATCTCCCATTACCCCGACTGATTGAATGCCTGGTAGGACAGTGAAGTATTGCCATACATCTTTCTCTAAATCTGCGAGCCTTATTTCCTCTCGCAAGATTGCATCAGATTCTCGTACGATTTCTAGCTTAGGCTCCGTAATTTCCCCAAGCACTCGAATCCCAAGACCAGGTCCAGGGAAAGGTTGTCTCCAAACAATCCGGTCAGGCACACCTAGTTCTGTTCCAAGAGCGCGCACTTCATCTTTAAATAGTGTATTTAGCGGTTCAATCAACTGGAACGTCATATCTTCAGGGAGGCCACCTACATTGTGGTGGGATTTAATCGTCTGTGCAGTGTCCGTTCCACTTTCAATAATATCCGTATAGAGCGTACCTTGAGCGAGGAAGTCTACTTCTTTCATCTTTTCAGCTTCATCATTAAATACGTAGATAAATTCGTTCCCAATAATCTTCCGCTTCTTCTCAGGGTCCGATACACCATTAAGCTTGGATAGGAATCGCTCCTTCGCATCTACTTTAATCACGTTCATATGGAAGCCATCTGCGAACGTGTCCATCACATCGTCCGCTTCGCCCTTACGTAATAAACCGTTATCAACGAAGATACAAGTTAATTGATCTCCGATTGCCTTATGGATGAGAGCAGCTACTACAGAAGAATCAACTCCCCCACTTAATGCACAAAGTACTTTGCGCTCTCCGACTTGCTCACGAATGAGTCGAATTTGTTCTTCAACGAAGTTGGCCATCGACCAATCTCCATGTGCTCCACTAACACGAAAGACAAAGTTTCGTAATAAGTCATTTCCATACTCACTATGTCTTACTTCTGGATGAAACTGAACGGCGTAGAGCCCACGGTCTTCATCGCTCATCGCTGCAACAGGACACGATTCGTTCGTAGCATCAATCGAGAAGCCTTCTGGCGCTTGTACAACTTTGTCGGTGTGACTCATCCAGACAACTTGTTCACTCGGCAGCTCGTGGAACAACGCCTTCGCATTTTGGACATGGATATCCGCTTTCCCATATTCACGCTGGTCTGAGCGCTCGACTCCACCTCCGAAATGGTGTGCCATAAGCTGCATTCCATAGCAAATGCCAAGAATAGGGATATTCAAATTGAAGATTTCAGGATCACAGCTAATTTGATTGTCTCCATATACACTATTTGGACCACCTGATAAGATGATGCCTGCTGGATTCATGTCTTGAATTTCTTGAGCTGTAAGCTTGTGAGAATGAAGCTCACTATACACCCCAAACTCCCGGATTCTCCTTGTAATCAATTGATTATACTGACTTCCAAAGTCCAATACTAGAATCATTTCTTCATGACGTTCCACTGCAATCTTCCTCTCCCTATACGTTGTGTGCTTGCATAAAAAAAAGTTTCTGCCTAATAGAAGGCAGAAACTTATGAACGAATAACAATGACAAGCCTATACTTGTCTCGTCTACATAGGTGTCCTGCCTTCATAGTCAGAGTATTTACGGTACTCCGGTAGAGACTCTCGATCCTTATCATCGAGGATATATGAAGGGCATGTATGAATATTTTCATCATTCTAACAATATTCGACAAATTGGTCAAGATAGTGTTTTACGAATTAGACGGTTCCATGAATGCAACATTTCTTGCCAAGGCTGGCCGCCTAGCTCTCCACGATACAGCATTCGCTCATAATAATGGGTCAACTGCTTCATTTCATCCCATTGATAGAATCGATCAATGTATGCAGCATATTCCCGGAGAGTCTGATGCTCATCTCGGCCAATGCCTTTCTTCTTCAATACTTTCAATAAGAATAGGTAGGCCTCTTCGTATGCCTCCAAAGAATGTTCCTTCGTAAGCTTACGTTTAATCCAAATGGTTCGGATACGGTATCGAAGTAAATAGAGTGCTACTCCAATAGCAACAGCAAGTCCACCAATCACCCACCACCATCCGGATGGGGTAGCAGAATTTGAGACATTTGAACGTTGGTTGTTCGTC
The window above is part of the Pontibacillus halophilus JSM 076056 = DSM 19796 genome. Proteins encoded here:
- a CDS encoding NCS2 family permease, with amino-acid sequence MKNYFKFDEFGTSYRTEFIAGLTTFLSMAYILFVNPATLALVGIDTLPDGVTRIDQGAVFTATAVAAAFGCLVMGVFAKYPIALAPGMGLNAFFAYTVVLQREIPWETALAGVLVSGLIFIVLTVTGLREKIINAIPANLKMAVGSGIGVYIAFIGLQSAGIVVNNEATLVGLGDLTQSTTLLAVFGIAVTVILLSLNVKGGIFYGMVLTAIAGIVVGLISPPAFAEIVSAPPSVAPTFGAAISHLGDIFTIEMLVVILTFLFVDFFDTAGTLVAVANQAGLMKENKLPRAGRALFSDSAATVVGAVVGTSTTTSYIESTAGVGAGGRTGFTSVVTAGFFLLALFFSPLLGVVTAQVTAPALIIVGVLMSTSLRNIEWERFEIAVPAFLTILAMPLTYSIATGIAIGFLFYPITHLFKKKANEIHPIMYGLFVIFLLYFIFLV
- the guaA gene encoding glutamine-hydrolyzing GMP synthase, producing the protein MILVLDFGSQYNQLITRRIREFGVYSELHSHKLTAQEIQDMNPAGIILSGGPNSVYGDNQISCDPEIFNLNIPILGICYGMQLMAHHFGGGVERSDQREYGKADIHVQNAKALFHELPSEQVVWMSHTDKVVQAPEGFSIDATNESCPVAAMSDEDRGLYAVQFHPEVRHSEYGNDLLRNFVFRVSGAHGDWSMANFVEEQIRLIREQVGERKVLCALSGGVDSSVVAALIHKAIGDQLTCIFVDNGLLRKGEADDVMDTFADGFHMNVIKVDAKERFLSKLNGVSDPEKKRKIIGNEFIYVFNDEAEKMKEVDFLAQGTLYTDIIESGTDTAQTIKSHHNVGGLPEDMTFQLIEPLNTLFKDEVRALGTELGVPDRIVWRQPFPGPGLGIRVLGEITEPKLEIVRESDAILREEIRLADLEKDVWQYFTVLPGIQSVGVMGDARTYDHTIAIRAVTSIDGMTSDWARIPYDVLGKISTRIVNEVPHVNRVVYDVTSKPPATIEWE